The following proteins are co-located in the Chlamydiota bacterium genome:
- a CDS encoding DUF503 domain-containing protein produces MVIGVLEMQLSMPGNRSLKDKRQVLKSVKDRVRAAFNVSIAEVAEQERWCAAHLAAATVAPDRERAHAVLEAVARMVERRGDAVLAGYCIQML; encoded by the coding sequence ATGGTCATCGGCGTACTCGAGATGCAGCTCAGCATGCCGGGCAACCGGTCCCTCAAGGACAAGCGGCAGGTCCTGAAATCGGTGAAGGACCGGGTCCGCGCCGCCTTCAACGTCTCGATCGCCGAGGTCGCCGAGCAGGAACGATGGTGCGCGGCGCACCTGGCGGCGGCGACGGTGGCGCCGGACCGCGAGCGCGCGCACGCCGTGCTCGAGGCGGTCGCCCGCATGGTGGAGCGCAGAGGCGACGCGGTGCTCGCGGGGTACTGTATCCAGATGCTGTGA
- the rbfA gene encoding 30S ribosome-binding factor RbfA: MERVEQLLKESLGFIFQRGLKDPRIGFVTVTGVRASADLSHAKVYLSVMGTEKQKAETMEGVASAAGYIQRMLAAQVRLRYIPHLDFFIDDSTDRGFHIQEILDKIEAERNDGA, from the coding sequence ATGGAGCGCGTCGAACAGCTTCTGAAGGAGAGTCTCGGCTTCATCTTCCAGCGGGGGCTGAAGGACCCGCGTATCGGGTTCGTCACCGTGACGGGGGTGCGGGCGAGCGCGGACCTCTCGCACGCGAAGGTGTACCTCAGCGTGATGGGGACGGAGAAGCAGAAGGCGGAGACGATGGAGGGGGTCGCAAGCGCCGCGGGCTACATCCAGCGCATGCTCGCCGCGCAGGTGCGCCTGCGGTACATCCCGCACCTTGATTTCTTCATCGACGACTCCACGGACCGGGGGTTCCACATACAGGAGATTCTCGACAAGATCGAGGCGGAGAGGAACGATGGCGCCTGA